In the genome of Altererythrobacter sp. TH136, one region contains:
- the aspS gene encoding aspartate--tRNA ligase — MHAYRTHTCGALTKADVGETVRLSGWVHNKRDHGGVLFVDLRDHYGITQIVADSDSEALGVLDRLKLESVVTIDGTVKSRADAAVNPNLPTGAIEVYARGATVQSRAEDLPLIVNSADDYPEETRLKYRFVDLRRERVHANIVLRSNVIASLRRRMIDNGFTEFQTPILGASSPEGARDYLVPSRLHPGRFYALPQAPQMFKQLLMVAGFDRYFQIAPCFRDEDLRADRSPEFYQLDFEMSFVTQEDVFQAIEPVLAGVFEEFANGKTVTPAGSFPRIPYREALLKYGTDKPDLRNPLIIADVSRHFTTSGFGLFEKIVGSGGVVRAIPAPATHEKSRKFFDEMNDWARREGFAGLGYVTRKGGEFGGPIAKNHGAEGMEALYAELGLGENDGLFFAAGKEKDAAKLAGAARTRVGEELGLIPQDRFDFCWIVDFPMFEYDEDAKKVDFSHNPFSMPQGEMEALETSDPLDILAWQYDIVCNGYELSSGAIRNHRPDIMYKAFEIAGYSREDVDTNFSGMIEAFKLGAPPHGGSAPGIDRIVMLLADEPNIREVIAFPLNQRAQDLMMGAPSEVSSRQLRDVHIRPLDQPKSSVPNPDSLVDPKAG, encoded by the coding sequence ATGCACGCCTATCGTACTCACACCTGCGGCGCCCTGACCAAGGCCGACGTGGGGGAGACAGTCCGCCTGTCGGGCTGGGTGCACAACAAGCGTGACCACGGCGGCGTGCTGTTCGTCGATCTGCGCGATCATTACGGCATCACCCAGATCGTGGCCGATAGCGACAGCGAGGCGCTGGGAGTTCTCGACCGGCTCAAGCTGGAATCAGTGGTCACCATCGATGGCACGGTGAAATCGCGCGCCGACGCGGCGGTGAATCCCAACCTGCCGACCGGCGCGATCGAGGTCTATGCGCGCGGTGCGACAGTGCAGAGCCGGGCCGAAGACTTGCCTCTGATCGTCAATTCAGCTGACGACTACCCGGAGGAGACGCGCCTGAAATATCGGTTCGTCGATCTGCGCCGCGAGCGGGTGCACGCCAACATCGTGCTGCGTTCGAACGTGATCGCCTCGCTGCGGCGGCGCATGATCGACAACGGATTTACCGAGTTCCAGACGCCCATCCTTGGTGCATCCTCTCCCGAGGGCGCGCGCGACTACCTGGTGCCGAGCAGGCTGCACCCGGGCCGCTTCTATGCACTTCCGCAGGCGCCGCAGATGTTCAAGCAGCTGCTGATGGTCGCCGGTTTTGATCGTTACTTCCAGATCGCGCCGTGCTTCCGTGACGAGGATCTGCGCGCCGATCGCAGCCCCGAGTTCTATCAGCTCGACTTCGAGATGAGCTTCGTCACCCAGGAAGACGTGTTCCAGGCAATCGAGCCGGTTCTCGCAGGCGTGTTCGAGGAGTTCGCGAACGGCAAGACGGTGACGCCGGCGGGCAGCTTCCCGCGCATCCCGTACCGTGAGGCGTTGCTGAAGTACGGCACCGACAAACCCGACCTGCGCAACCCGCTGATCATCGCTGATGTCTCGCGCCACTTCACGACTTCGGGCTTCGGTCTGTTCGAGAAGATCGTCGGCAGCGGCGGCGTGGTCCGCGCGATCCCCGCGCCCGCGACGCACGAGAAAAGCCGCAAGTTCTTCGACGAGATGAACGACTGGGCCCGCCGCGAAGGGTTCGCTGGCCTGGGCTACGTTACCCGCAAGGGTGGCGAGTTCGGGGGTCCGATCGCCAAGAACCATGGCGCCGAGGGCATGGAGGCGCTTTATGCCGAACTGGGGTTGGGCGAGAACGACGGCCTGTTCTTTGCTGCCGGCAAGGAGAAGGATGCGGCCAAGCTGGCCGGCGCCGCGCGGACCCGGGTGGGCGAGGAGCTTGGCCTGATCCCACAGGACCGGTTCGACTTCTGCTGGATCGTCGATTTTCCGATGTTCGAATATGACGAGGACGCCAAGAAGGTCGACTTCAGCCATAACCCGTTCTCGATGCCGCAGGGTGAGATGGAGGCGCTGGAGACCAGCGACCCGCTCGACATTCTCGCCTGGCAATACGACATCGTCTGCAACGGCTACGAACTGTCCTCAGGCGCCATTCGGAACCACCGGCCCGACATCATGTACAAGGCGTTCGAGATCGCCGGTTACAGCCGCGAGGATGTAGATACGAACTTCTCCGGCATGATCGAGGCATTCAAGCTCGGTGCCCCGCCGCACGGCGGCTCGGCTCCAGGTATCGACCGTATCGTCATGCTGCTGGCAGACGAGCCCAACATCCGCGAAGTGATCGCCTTTCCGCTGAACCAGCGCGCTCAGGACCTGATGATGGGCGCACCCAGCGAAGTCTCGTCCCGGCAGCTGCGC
- the rnd gene encoding ribonuclease D — protein sequence MKIHDLITTTDVLAELCGRLAKSDFVTVDTEFMRENTYWPELCLVQIANSEEAAAIDPLAPGIDLAPLLELLCDNEDVLKVFHAGGQDVEIVYNLTGKTPHPIFDTQIATMAISQSEQIGYANLVESWLGFTVDKGARFTDWSRRPLTDRQIEYAIGDVTHLADIFPRILKKLIKTGRGSWLDAEMEKLADPANYANDADAAWERIRPPSRNAAVLGRLKALAAWREQEAQHKNIPRGRIMRDETLADLASHAPKQQGDLVKVRGLSAAWKDNDIGKRLMKVIEGAAPLSADEMPDKPKRGAPLGKEGALVADLLKLLLKIRSREIDVAARLLTRSDEMEALAAGVRDLPVLQGWRYEVFGKDALELVEGRLGFGVESGRLKMTRIQDPVPGAPTAE from the coding sequence ATGAAGATACACGATCTTATTACCACTACCGACGTGCTCGCCGAACTGTGCGGGCGATTGGCGAAAAGCGATTTCGTCACCGTCGATACCGAATTTATGCGCGAGAATACCTACTGGCCGGAGCTGTGCCTGGTGCAGATCGCCAATTCGGAAGAAGCGGCAGCGATTGATCCGCTGGCGCCCGGGATCGACCTCGCCCCGCTCCTCGAGTTGCTGTGCGACAACGAGGACGTGCTCAAGGTATTCCATGCCGGCGGGCAGGATGTGGAGATCGTCTACAACCTCACCGGCAAGACCCCGCACCCCATTTTCGACACCCAGATCGCGACGATGGCGATCAGCCAGTCCGAACAGATCGGTTACGCCAATCTGGTCGAGAGCTGGCTCGGCTTCACCGTCGACAAGGGCGCCCGGTTCACCGACTGGAGCCGACGCCCCTTGACCGACCGCCAGATCGAATACGCGATCGGCGACGTCACGCATCTCGCTGATATTTTCCCGCGAATCCTGAAAAAGCTGATCAAGACCGGCCGTGGATCGTGGCTAGATGCGGAGATGGAGAAGCTCGCCGACCCGGCCAATTACGCCAATGACGCGGACGCGGCGTGGGAGCGCATCCGCCCGCCCAGCCGTAACGCCGCGGTGCTCGGTCGGCTCAAGGCGCTTGCCGCCTGGCGTGAGCAGGAAGCGCAGCACAAGAACATTCCGCGCGGCCGGATCATGCGCGACGAGACCCTAGCCGATCTGGCAAGTCATGCTCCCAAGCAGCAAGGCGACCTGGTCAAGGTGCGCGGGCTGTCCGCGGCGTGGAAGGACAACGACATCGGCAAGCGGCTGATGAAGGTGATCGAGGGCGCGGCGCCGCTCTCCGCAGACGAGATGCCGGACAAACCGAAACGCGGGGCGCCGCTTGGCAAGGAGGGGGCCCTGGTGGCCGACCTGCTCAAGCTGCTGCTCAAGATTCGCAGTCGGGAAATCGATGTCGCTGCCCGGCTGTTGACCCGGAGCGATGAAATGGAAGCGCTCGCCGCGGGGGTCCGCGACCTGCCGGTCCTGCAAGGCTGGCGCTATGAAGTATTCGGCAA